TTGCCCTTATTTTGGAGCTATTATAGCATATAAATGTGAAAATAGTATGTTTCCGTTTGATTTTTATAATCTTTACAGCTCCTGGTTGTTACTCTTTATATTCAAAAATAGTAATAGCCTCAATTATAACATTATCTTGCGGTTTTCCATTTCCATCAGCCTCAACTGCTGCCACAGCATCCAATACATCTAACCCTTCGTAAACCTGTCCAAATACGGTATGGGCTCTATATAACCAAGGTGTACCACCGATTGTTCTAAATTTTTCAACTGCAATGTCATTAAACTTAACACCTAATTCTTTTTCTGCCTGCGTGAGGATATCCTTATCATAGGTCTGTCCTGTCTGTACTATGAAAAATTGGCTTCCATTCGTGTCTGGTCCAGCATTTGCCATACATAGAGAGCCTCTTACAGGCTGCAGAATATCAGAGAACTCATCTTTAAATTCTTTCCCCCAGATACTTTCTCCCCCTGTCCCAGTTCCGGTTGGATCTCCTCCTTGTATCATAAAATCGTTAATAATCCGATGAAAAGTGAGTCCGTTATAATAGCCGTCCTTTGCATGAGTAACAAAATTTTCAACTGCTTTTGGTGCTTCTGTTTTAAAAAATCGAACATAAATAGAGCCATACTCTTTTATTTTAATTTCTGCTACAGTCTCTCCTTTTTGAGGTGATGCCATCTGGTCTGTCTTTAAGGAGCAGCCGCCTAATAATACAAAAGCTGTAACTACTATAAGATAAAAACTGATTCTTTTTCTCATTCTTTTATAATCCTTTCCCTAGGTTTTTAATTGTTTTCCTGAGGATAATGTATACCCCATTCTTTTCTTAAGTCGTCCATTATTTTCATAACATCCAGAGTATCTTTTAAAGGCACTCTTTTGCTTTCTAAGAGTCCTTCACGAATACACTGATTCACCTCATATGCTTCAAATTCATACCCATTTACTCTATCAGCTTCTTTATAGGTCTCTATCAATTTTCCTTCGTTGTCATAAACATAAGCCTTATCAGCCTTCCAGAAGTTTGGGACTCTGATTCTTCCTTTATCGCCTATGATTAGTGCCTCTTTTCCTACCTCGACAGCTACCGCTGAACTTAACATAGCAATGGCCTGACCCGGAAATTGAAACAGTATACAGTTCTGTTCATCAATACCATTTTCTAATTTAGATACCATGGAACATATTTTATCCGGATTGCTTTCCATTAAATCTATGGCATAAGTAATAGGATAGATTCCAACATCAAGCAAAGCTCCTCCACCTAAGTTAAAATTAAAGTACCGATGTGCTTCATTAAATTCATTAAAAAAACCAAAGCCTATCTGCATTTTTTTAACTATCCCAATTTTTCCTTCATTTAACCACCTTTTAACCTGAATGGTAGTTGGCAGGAATTTTGTCCACATTGCTTCCATTAGAAATACCTTATTATCTTTGGCAAGTTCAACTAAATATTTGGAATCTCTTTCATTCAGGGTAAAAGGCTTTTCACATAATACTGCTTTTTTGTTTTTTATCATCAACGCAGCATTCACCAAGTGTTCGGTATGGGGGGTTCCAATATATACTACATCAATGTCTGTAGCCTCAGCTAATTCTTCATAACTTCCATAAGCTTTTAAAGCTCCAAATTCCTTTGCAAACTTTGAGGCTTTTTCAAGATTCCTGGAAGCAACTCCTGCCAGACTTGTGTCTTCCATTCCCTGTAAAGCCTCAGCAAATTTTGATGCAATATTACCTGTGCCGATAATTCCCCATTGGATTGTTCTCATACATTCTTCCTCACTTTCTTTTTATTAATTCGTTTTCCTTTCGTTTAAACCATAATTATTTTCTTTATGTACCCATTCCATTGTCCGTATTTCATAAGTTTTATAGCCATTAGCGATAAACGGGTCTTCCTTTGCCAAGCTATGTGCTTCTTCAAGGTCTTTTGCTTTTAGTACTACAACGCCTCCCTCATAATCCAAGCATGGACCACATAACACAAGTTTTTCACTCTTCTCCATTCTTTTTAAATATTCCACATGTTCGCATACGGCCTCCCCGGATAAGGGCTTTACATTACTCATTAAAATAATATCACATAAATTTACTGTTTTGTAATCATCGGCTCACCTATTACTTAAATGAGTATAGGTTTATTATCACTTTTTATTTTATTATATTCTTTTTTTACCTAATCCTGGTCGTTTTTATTGTATCACGAATTTTATTAAAATAAAATATGGAAGTTATTTTGTATATTGTCTGACATTTCCTATTGCTATTTCTTGTTTTATTGTATATAATAAGCTCATAAGATTTCAAAAGTCTGCAAAACCAATTTGTTATATATCATATAACAACAACCAATATTAAGGGGTTGTACTGGTTTCGACGGGGGTTTTGAAGTTGTGGAAGCCATTCGCGGCCTAGGACCGCGTCACCAACTTAGAATTAAATTTAAACGCAGACGATAATTTAGCGTACGCTGCCTAGCGGCAGCTGTCGAACTTAAGTTACTTGCGACTTAAGACCTCGGCATCAAATTAGCAAGGCACTTTGCTTTCAAAGCTTTGAGAAAGTAAAAGAATTTATGAAGCTACTAAAGTCCATAGCCTGTCAATCGGCGATGTGACGGAGGGAATGTTAAAAGACTGACTGTAATGGGAGATGCCGCAATGAATGGGCTTTCGGACAGGGGTTCGATTCCCCTCAGCTCCATATACGGCGGTAGCGTCCGACCATTTTAAGGTCGTTACCAATGTGGGATACGTAATTGTAAAAGCCTAGTAACTAGGCTTTTTTTTATTGCAATACAAATTCTATTATTCGTAACTTTACTTAAAAATAGAAATGAATGCTCCAATAATTTGTCTGAATTATCTCAATAAATCCTCCCACATCTTTTGCTTTAATAACCATATATGCTACAATTCCAAAAGTCATCATCTGATTCTTATTAGTAAGGTGTTATTAGCCCACTATGTCAAACGTAAATACAACTGGATTTACAATATTCTCACTAAGGGGAGACACATCAACTGACTTAATCCTTAGTCTAATTCCCAATGCTTTTTGGTATTCATACAAACGTCCGCCTGCACATCTTTCAAAATATGTTTCAATTGATGCCGGAAATCGAAACATTCCTTTTGGTGCATGTTTGTAGTAACCGTGCTTACAGGCAAAAGTGACTGTGATTGTATTATCATCATTCAATACGGCTGTTCTGCCAAAGGTCCTTTTAAATAATTCCAGCCGTTCGGCAAGGGGCTTGTCAGCGTGTTCATGTGCGAAAGCTTTGCGTTCTTTATCATGCCCTGTACCGCTACAACTTCCGTTTTGTTCGTATAGCCGGAAGCGTTGTTCCTTGGTGAGATGTTCTTCCATTGCTTTTATAAATTTTTCTTCGCATTCAGCTCCTTTATATGTTCGGACAATATCCTCAAATAAAAGCAATATATCAACAGGAATTTCGTTTTTACGCATTCGCATAATTTTCAACATAGTATTCATTTATAGACCCTCCTCTTTTAATACCCAACACTAGGTAACAAAAATCTTTTGTTCTTGTATATTTATTATATCTGTCCAAATATATCTATTCTACCGTCTATCAATCATATTAATTTAACCGACTTGTATAGTATACCACATTCTTTAATAAATTACATTATTTTCTAATAAATCCCTTTTTAAGAACTACCTACATTTATTTTATTAATTAACCGACTTTATACTTTTACATATATTATGTAGTATAAATAATCAGAGGTTGCCATGGAAATACATGTTGTACAGCCAGGAGAAACCATTGATAGCATCGCTAACAGGTATAATATACCTGTGAACATACTAATCAGAGAGAATGGTTTGGAATTCGATAATATAAACAATTTGGTGATAGGTCAGACTATTATCATTGCTTACCCTAAATCTATAGATACTGTACAAGAAGGTGATACGCTGTCAAGCATTGCAGAGAGAAACCAAATTACATTAATGGAGCTGCTTCGAAATAATCCGTTTCTCTCTGAAATGGATTCTATTTACCCCGGAGAAGTTCTGGTTATTCAGTACCAGACCAATCGAATCAGGCCAATTGCAACTATTGGATATGCACTGCCGTATATTACATCAAATATATTAAAGCAGACTCTTCCATATCTGACTTATTTATCTATACTTAATTATCAAATTACAATTGAGGGTGAAGTAATTGGTACTGATGATACGGAAATCGTTCAAGTGGCAAAAGCCTACGGGGTTGCTCCTTTGATGTTCGTTTCTACAATGGCATCCGTGGGATTTAGCACCAGCGATATCGTTTACAGTATAATAAATAATCCCCAAGTACAAAATCGGGCAATTAGTCAGATTTTACAAATTCTAAAGTCAAAAAATTATTATGGTATTAACATTTATGTTGAGGATATCACATTGGATAATTTTATTGATCAGGTCAATTTATTTGCTAGGGTTGCCGCATTATACCACTCAGAAGGCTTTAAGGTATTTGTTACTATAGCTCCAATCATTAATATTGATAATCTGCCTATCCGGTTTTCACAACTAGATTATTCTAAATTTGCTGTATCAGCAGATGCAATTATCTTTGCTACTTATGAAAGAGGCGTTGCATATGGATGCCCCAGTTCTATTACTCCTGTTAATCAATGGGATGAATTTTTAGATTTTGTAACGAAACTAGTACCCTCCGATAAAATATTTGTAGGTCTTATTCCATTTGGCTATGACTGGCCGATACCTTATGTCCCCGGTTACACAAGAGCAAATGCTATTACCTCTAACGGAGCAATCCAAATTGCTGGAGAAAAAGGTGTGCCTATAGAATATAATGAGATAGCAAAAGCTCCTTATTTCTTTTATTATGGATATGATGATTTTCACCTTCTATGGTTTAAAGATGCCAGAAGTTTTAATGCCATTGTCGAATTAGTTCCCAAACATGTCCTTCAAGGGGTTACTATCTGGACTATCATGAATTTTAATACTCAAATGTGGTTTGTTATTAATTTGCAGTACGAGTTAGAAAAAATTACAGATCCTTTTTATTTTTCCTAGTATTTATTTGAAATTGCTTGATACAGGAGTAATATTCAAACTCTGCTATAGAAGCTCTATGACTTTCAGGCGATACACCGCCAGTAAGCTATGGAACTTCTATAGTTCATATCATTAATATATAGATAAACAAACAGCTGTTATTCTCGCTTTTACAAGCTCTTTTTATTATTCTCTATTAAGATATTGTTTTATATCATCTTCTACTATTCCAAAACCCCAATTTGGATTTGGCCAATCTATCCTATCATTTCTCTGGGCATATCTTGTTAATAAATAGCGTATAAAAGTACAGTTCATACTTGGTAGGTTACGTCTTACAACCCCCCACTCCAGTAACAGGGC
The nucleotide sequence above comes from Anaerocolumna cellulosilytica. Encoded proteins:
- a CDS encoding LysM peptidoglycan-binding domain-containing protein: MEIHVVQPGETIDSIANRYNIPVNILIRENGLEFDNINNLVIGQTIIIAYPKSIDTVQEGDTLSSIAERNQITLMELLRNNPFLSEMDSIYPGEVLVIQYQTNRIRPIATIGYALPYITSNILKQTLPYLTYLSILNYQITIEGEVIGTDDTEIVQVAKAYGVAPLMFVSTMASVGFSTSDIVYSIINNPQVQNRAISQILQILKSKNYYGINIYVEDITLDNFIDQVNLFARVAALYHSEGFKVFVTIAPIINIDNLPIRFSQLDYSKFAVSADAIIFATYERGVAYGCPSSITPVNQWDEFLDFVTKLVPSDKIFVGLIPFGYDWPIPYVPGYTRANAITSNGAIQIAGEKGVPIEYNEIAKAPYFFYYGYDDFHLLWFKDARSFNAIVELVPKHVLQGVTIWTIMNFNTQMWFVINLQYELEKITDPFYFS
- a CDS encoding peptidylprolyl isomerase, encoding MRKRISFYLIVVTAFVLLGGCSLKTDQMASPQKGETVAEIKIKEYGSIYVRFFKTEAPKAVENFVTHAKDGYYNGLTFHRIINDFMIQGGDPTGTGTGGESIWGKEFKDEFSDILQPVRGSLCMANAGPDTNGSQFFIVQTGQTYDKDILTQAEKELGVKFNDIAVEKFRTIGGTPWLYRAHTVFGQVYEGLDVLDAVAAVEADGNGKPQDNVIIEAITIFEYKE
- a CDS encoding Gfo/Idh/MocA family protein, with product MRTIQWGIIGTGNIASKFAEALQGMEDTSLAGVASRNLEKASKFAKEFGALKAYGSYEELAEATDIDVVYIGTPHTEHLVNAALMIKNKKAVLCEKPFTLNERDSKYLVELAKDNKVFLMEAMWTKFLPTTIQVKRWLNEGKIGIVKKMQIGFGFFNEFNEAHRYFNFNLGGGALLDVGIYPITYAIDLMESNPDKICSMVSKLENGIDEQNCILFQFPGQAIAMLSSAVAVEVGKEALIIGDKGRIRVPNFWKADKAYVYDNEGKLIETYKEADRVNGYEFEAYEVNQCIREGLLESKRVPLKDTLDVMKIMDDLRKEWGIHYPQENN
- a CDS encoding YciI family protein codes for the protein MEYLKRMEKSEKLVLCGPCLDYEGGVVVLKAKDLEEAHSLAKEDPFIANGYKTYEIRTMEWVHKENNYGLNERKTN